GCCGGCGCCTGCCGCCGCGGGCAGGGCCAGCCCGGCCGCATCTATGACGCCGTTGCCCAACAACACGGCCCGCTCGATCATGTGGCGCAATTCGCGCACGTTGCCGGGCCAGTGATAATCCTTGAGCCGCTCCCGCGTCCCCGACTCGAAGCGCGCCGACGACAGACCGTAGCGGCGGGCGGTGCGCCCGGCGAAATGATCCGCCAGCAGCAGGATATCGTCGCCGCGCTCGCGCAACGGGGGCAGGCGCACGTTGAGCACGTTCAAGCGGTAGTAGAGATCCGAACGGAAACTGCCCTCCCCGGCCATGGTCATCAGGTCGCGGTTGCTGGCGGCGATAAACCAGGACGCCACCGGCCGCTCCCGCGTGGAGCCCACCCGCCGCACCGCGCGCCGCTCCAGCACCGCCAGCAGCTTGGCCTGCAACTCCAGCGGCACCTCGCCGATCTCGTCCAGAAACAAGGCGCCGTCCTCCGATGCCTCGATCAGACCGGTGCGGGAGACATGCGCGCTGGTAAAAGCGCCCTTCTCGTGTCCGAACAGTTCGGCCTCGATCAGATCCTTGGGCAGGGCGGCGCAGTCCACGTGCACGAAGGGGCTCTCCCGCCGCGCGCTCAGAGAATGCAGCAGGCGGGCGGCCAAGTCCTTGCCGGCCCCGGTCTCGCCGGTGAGCAGCACGGTGGGCGGCGGCCCCTCGGCGCCGCGGGTCAATCTGGCGATATTGCGCAGCTGCTCGCGCGCCGCGGCCATCGCGGGGGATTCGCCCAGCAGACCCTCCCGTTCGGCCCCCCGGCGTTCGCGGGCGCTGGAGTAATCCAGCCGGCGGCGCATCTCGTCGCGGCTCAATACCCGCTCGATATGGATTTGCAGCTCGTTCAGGTCGAAGGGCTTCTTGAGGTAGTCCGCGGCCCCCAGTTTCATCGCCTCCACGGCGTCCTCCACCTCCCCGTAAGCGGACATCACCAGCACCGGGATGCCGGCGGCGTCCTCCTCCTGCCGCTCGCGCAGTTGCTGCAAAAATTCCAGCCCGGAGCCGTCTGGCAAACGCATGTCGAGCAGCACCAGGTCCGGCGCGAAGGCGCGGAGGCCCTCCCCGGCCTCGCGCAACGTGCCGGCGCATTCGCTGACGAAGCCGTTCCTGGCCATGCGCTTGCGCAGGGCCTTGGCGAACACTTTTTCGTCCTCGACGATCAACACCCGGCGGGGCTGGTCGGCAGGGCGCCCGGAACCGGCGGCGGGCGCCGCTGCTTTTGCCGTCACGCCGCCGCTCCCGCCGCCGAGGCGACGATCCGCACCTGGGCGCCGCCCCGCGGACCGCGGGCGAAGCTCAGCTCCCAGCCGTGGCTCTGGCAGATCTTGAAGGCCACCGGGATGCCCAGCCCCGTGCCGAAGCGCTTGCTGCTGGGCCCCGGCGACAGATCCGCCGGCGCGGGGTCGAAGGGCAGGCCGGGGCCCTGGTCTTCGATCCGCAGCAGCGCCTGCCGCGCGTCCGCCTGCCCTGCGAGCTCGACTCCCACCACCAATTCGCCGCC
This genomic interval from Gammaproteobacteria bacterium contains the following:
- a CDS encoding sigma-54 dependent transcriptional regulator → MARNGFVSECAGTLREAGEGLRAFAPDLVLLDMRLPDGSGLEFLQQLRERQEEDAAGIPVLVMSAYGEVEDAVEAMKLGAADYLKKPFDLNELQIHIERVLSRDEMRRRLDYSSARERRGAEREGLLGESPAMAAAREQLRNIARLTRGAEGPPPTVLLTGETGAGKDLAARLLHSLSARRESPFVHVDCAALPKDLIEAELFGHEKGAFTSAHVSRTGLIEASEDGALFLDEIGEVPLELQAKLLAVLERRAVRRVGSTRERPVASWFIAASNRDLMTMAGEGSFRSDLYYRLNVLNVRLPPLRERGDDILLLADHFAGRTARRYGLSSARFESGTRERLKDYHWPGNVRELRHMIERAVLLGNGVIDAAGLALPAAAGAGAAPPAAGAAPEAAPEAAAPPPSDAPPSDAPAAGNTLDAMERKLIADALERSEGNVSRAARELGVTRMTLRYRMQKHGLD